The Tachysurus fulvidraco isolate hzauxx_2018 chromosome 4, HZAU_PFXX_2.0, whole genome shotgun sequence DNA window ctctctctctctctctctgtctgtgtgtgtgtgtctgtgtgtgtgtgtgtctctttctctctctgtctgtgcgtgtctctctctctctctctctctctctctctctctgtccgtgtgtgtgtgtgtgtgtgtgtgtgtgtgtgtctctctctctctgtctgtgtgtgtgtgtgtgtgtctctctctctctctgtctgtgtgtgttctctctctctctctctctctctctctgtgtgtgtgtgtgtgtgtgtgtgtgtgtgtgtctccttctctctttctttccctttctctgtcaGATGGATCTGGATAAGCAGAAGATTTCTGGAGGAAAGTTTCAGATGGATGACATGTCAGATGGCATCACTTTtgtatgaaaacacacacacacacacacacacacacacacacacacacacacacacacacacataacatgtCCCACAACCTCTGTCTTGATAAAGAACTCAAATCCTCATTATATTTAGACCATCTCAAAATGAAGCATacttatctctgtgtgtgtgtgtgtgtgtgtgtgtgtgtgtgtgtgtgtgtgtgtgtgtgtgtgtgtgtgtgtgtgtgtgaaggcgcAGCTTGAAGTCTTGACCCCAACCACAGAGTTGGAGATGATGGACAACATAGACTCTTTTTTGGAGAAGCTGCCCCCTACAGGCAGAATGGTTAAAACTGAGTCTCTCATTATCCAGTCTAACAGgtgacttcacacacacacacacacacacacacacacacacacacaaacacacatttctggcatttagccgacttccttatacagagtgattttatacaactgagggttaagggccttgctcaggggcccaacagtggcagcttgttggacatgggatttgaactcatgaccttccaatcagtagttcAATGCCTTAACCACCAGAATCTGTTTCATGTTTAAAGGAGAGGTTTTTTCCATTTGTGCTCTTGTAGGTAGTTAAATGAGAATTCAGGTCGGGGTTAGGGGTCATGGTTAGGGGTCAGGGTTAGTGGGTAGGGTTAGGGGTCATGGTTAGGGGTCAGGGTTATTGGGTAGTGGTCAGGGTTAGTGGGTAGTGGGTAGGGTTagtggttagggttagtggttagggttagtggtCAGGGGTAGGGTTAGTGGGTagtggttagggttagtgggTAGGGTTAGTGGACAGGGGTAGGGTTAGTGGGTTAGTGGGTAGGGTTAGTGGGTAGGGTTAGTGGTCAGGGGTAGGGTTAGTGGGTAGTGTTAGTGGGTTAgtgggtagggttagggttagtgggtAGGGTTAGTGGTCAGGGGTAGAGTTAGTGGGTTAGTGGGTAGGGTTAGTGGGTTAGTGGGTAGGGTTAGTGGGTTAGTGGGTAGGGTTAGTGGGTAGGGTTAGTGGGTTAGTGGGTAGGGTTAGTGGGTTAGTGGGTAGGGTTAGTGGGTTAGTGGGTAGGGTTAGTGGGTTAGTGGGTAGGGTTAGTGGGTTAGTGGGTAGGGTTAGTGGGTTAGTGGGTAGGGTTAGTGGGTTAGTGGGTAGGGTTAGTGGGTAGGGTTAGTGGGTTAGTGGGTAGGGTTAGTGGGTTAGTGGGTAGGGTTAGTGGGTTAGTGGGTAGGGTTAGTGGGTTAGTGGGTAACCCTACCCtaacctccctctctctcacatggTCATATACAGTTATGAGTGATAAAGATACTGTACGTATGTCATCATTACAAATATACTGAACAGCAACAACAATGAGGAAGAAAGGAGCAAaatatgcctgtgtgtgtgtgtgtgtgtgtgtgtgtgtgcgtgtgcgtgtgtgtgcgtgtgtgtgcgtgtgtgtgcgtgtgtgtgcgtgtgtgtgcgtgtgcgtgcatgtgcgtgtgtgtgcgtgcatgtgcgtgtgtgtgcatgcatgtgcgtgtgtgtgcgtgtgcgtgtgtgtgtgcgtgcatgtgtgtgcgtgtgcgtgtgtgtgtgtgtgtgcgtgtgtgtttatggtgtatgTAGTACActgggtctctcactgtctctatCACTTTCTCCCTGTGTAGGCAGGAGGTGAAGCAGGTCCGCAGGGGGAGGAGCACATCACTGAAGGAGCGACACACGAGTCGACCACCGAATGAGAGAGCCAACAGTCTGGATAACGAACatccactgcacacacactgtcctctacaggtacacacacacacacacacacacacacacacacacgcacacacacatacacacacgcacacacacatacacactgtcctctacaggtacacacacacacacacacacacacacacacacacacacacacacacacacacacacacatacacacacatacacacacgcacacacacatacacactgtcctctacaggtacacacacacacacacacacacacacacacacgcacacacacatacacacacatacacacacgcacacacacatacacactgtcctctacaggtacacacacacacacgcacacacacatacacacacacacacacacacacacatacacacacacacacacacacacgcacacacacgcacacacacgcacacacacatacacacacgcacacacacatacacactgtcctctacaggtacacacacacacacgcacacacacatacacacacacacacacacacatacacacacatacacacacatacacacacgcacacacacatacacactgtcctctacaggtacacacacacacacgcacacacacatacacacatacacacacatacacacacatacacacacatacacactgtcctctacaggtgcacacacacatacacacacacacacacatgcacacacatacacactgtcctctacaggtacacacacacacatacacacacacatacacacacacatagacactgtcctctacaggtatacacacacacatacacacacacacacatacacacacacatacacactgtcctctacaggtacacacacgcacacacatacacacacacatacacacacacacacacacacacatacacactgtcctctacaggtacacacacgcacacacatacacacacacacacatacacacactcatgtcatgtcatgtcgtggcctaatggttagagagtctgactcgtaatcctaaggttgtgggttcgagtctcgtgccagccacgactgaggtgcccttgagcaaggcaccgaacccccccgactgctcctcgggcgccgcagcataaatggctgcccactgctccaggtgtgtgttcactgtgtgtgtgttcacggtgtgtgtgtgtgttcactgctgtgtgtgtgtgtgtgtgttcactgctgtgtgtgtatgtgttcactgctgtgtgtgtatgtgttcactgctgtgtgtgtgtgtatgtgttcactgctgtgtgtgtgtgtatgtgttcactgctgtgtgtgtgtgtatgtgttcactgctgtgtgtgtgtgtatgtgttcactgctgtgtgtgtatgtgttcactgctgtgtgtgtatgtgttcactgctgtgtgtgtgtgtgttcactgctgtgtttgtatgtgttcactgctgtgtgtgtgtgtgtgtgttcactgctgtgtgtgtatgtgttcactgctgtgtgtgtgtgtgttcactgctgtgtttgtgtgtgttcactgctgtgtgtgtatgtgttcactgctgtgtgtgtgtgtgtgtgtgtctgtgtgtgaatgtgttcactgctgtgtgtgtgtgtgtgtgtgtatgtgttcactgctgtgtgtgtatgtgttcactgctgtgtgtgtatgtgttcactgctgtgtgtgtatgtgttcactgctgtgtgtgtgtgtgtgtgtctgtgtgtgaatgtgttcactgctgtgtgtgtgtgtgtgtgtgtgtatgtgttcactgctgtgtgtgtatgtgttcactgctgtgtgtgtgtgtgtgtgttcactgctgtgtgtgtatgtgttcactgctgtgtgtgtatgtgttcactgctgtgtgtgtatgtgttcactgctgtgtgtgtatgtgttcactgctgtgtgtgtgtgtgtgtgtgtgtatgtgttcactgctgtgtgtgtatgtgttcactgctgtgtgtgtatgtgttcactgctgtgtgtgtatgtgttcactgctgtgtgtgtatgtgttcactgctgtgtgtgtgtgtgttcactgctgtgtgtgtgtgtgttcactgctgtgtgtgtgtgtgtgtgtgtatgtgttcactgctgtgtgtgtatgtgttcactgctgtgtgtgtatgtgttcactgctgtgtgtgtatgtgttcactgctgtgtgtgtatgtgttcactgctgtgtgtgtgtgtgtgtgtgtgtgtgtatgtgttcactgctgtgtgtgtatgtgttcactgctgtgtgtgtatgtgttcactgctgtgtgtgtatgtgttcactgctgtgtgtgtatgtgttcactgctgtgtgtgtatgtgttcactgctgtgtgtgtgtgtgtgtgtgtgtctgtgtgtgaatgtgttcactgctgtgtgtgtgtgtgtgtgtgtgtgtctgtgtgtgaatgtgttcactgctgtgtgtgtgtgtgttcactgctgtgtgtgtatgtgttcactgctgtgtgtgtgtatgtgttcactgctgtgtgtgtatgtgtgtctgtgtgtgaatgtgttcactgctgtgtgtgtgtgtgtgtgtgtgtctgtgtgtgaatgtgttcactgctgtgtgtgtgtgtgtgtgtctgtgtgtgaatgtgttcactgctgtgtgtgtgtgtgtgtgtgtgtgtgtgtgtatgtgttcactgctgtgtgtgtatgtgttcactgctgtgtgtgtgtgtgtgtgttcactgctgtgtgtgtatgtgttcactgctgtgtgtgtatgtgttcactgctgtgtgtgtatgtgttcactgctgtgtgtgtgtgtgttcactgctgtgtgtgtgtgtgtgtgtgtgtatgtgttcactgctgtgtgtgtgtgtgttcactgctgtgtgtgtatgtgttcactgctgtgtgtgtgtgtgtgtgtgtctgtgtgtgaatgtgttcactgctgtgtgtgtgtgtgtgtgtgtgtgtgtgtctgtgtgtgaatgtgttcactgctgtgtgtgtgtgtgtgtgtgtgtgtatgtgttcactgctgtgtgtgtgtgtgtgtgtgtgtgtgtgtgaatgtgttcactgctgtgtgtgtgtgtgtgtgtgtgtgtgtgtgtgtgtgtgttcactgctgtgtgtgtgtgtgtgtgtgtgtgtatgtgttcactgctgtgtgtgtgtgtgtgtgtgtgtgtgtgtgtgtgtgttcactgctgtgtgtgtgcactttggatgggtcaaaaatgcagagaacgaattctgagtatgggtcgccgtacttagccgtatgtcacttcaatGTCACgtcaatgtcacacacacacacacacatacatacacactgtcctctacaggtacacacatacacacacacacacacaaacgttacagaaaatgtttacatatttttatgtgTCATGTCTGACGCAGTTCTTTCATGACTGCAGATTCCCCGTAAGACAGTTTACGATCAGCTGAATCACATCCTGGTGTCTGATGATTTTCTTCCTGACAGCATCATCCTCATTAACACCTCTGACTGGCAGggacaggtgagtgtgtgtcaaaCCAGCAGCAGAACCTTCTTTACTTCTTAGAGTTGTTTATTTATAGATGTTCAATTTAAGGAtgaatcagagtcagagtcagaacGGGATTCATTAATGAAGagtcactgacacacagagtcCGAATCCGAGTCACTCAGAAACACATTTAGAATCATACTGAATCAGTTACACATGGATTCTGAATTTATTTCCTTCAATAAAGTGTAAACTCTATGCATCTGTctctcctcctgtctgtctctccccctgtctgtctgtctttctctgtctgtctgtctgtctctccccctgtctgtctgtctctgtctgtctctgtctggcTGTCAGTATCTGTCTGATGTCCTGCAGAATCACACTCTCCCTGTTGTGTGTACGTTCACCACAGCTGACGTTCAGGCTGCattcaacaccatcatctcaCGAATACAAAGATTGTgagtctctccttctctctctctctctctctctctctctctaggcaaggagagcgagagagagagaggagatagagagagcgagaaggagagagacgggaaggagagagagagagagagagagcagagaagagaagagcggAGAAGGAGAGCGAGGGTAAGGAGAGAGTagaagacggagagagagaggagcgggagagagaaggagaggaggagagagagagatggtagaGAAGAGTAAGATCGATAGAAATGGAGCGCGAGCAGATGAGAGATAGAAGAGAGATAGCTCGATGTATATCGTACTAATAAGTATAATCTTTATATAGAgaggcttctctctctctctctctctctctctccttctcagtCTCTCATTTTTACAGacacactgtgtatgtgtgtgtatatatatgtgtgtgtgtgtgtgtgtgtgtgtgtgtgtgtgtgtgtgtgtgtgtgtgtacacagctGTAATAGTAACTCCATCACTCCGTCCCCGGTGAAGATTGCAGTTGCAGGTGCACAGCATTACCTGTCCTCTGTGCTCCGCCTTTTCGTAGACCACCTGACTCATAAGACTCCTGATTGGCTGGGATACCTGCGCTTTCTCATTATTCCACTAGGTGAGTGGTGTGtgaatgtatttgtgtgtgtgtgtgtgtgtgtgtgtgtgtgtgtgtgtgtttcagttccTACTGAGCTGTGTGCACAGGAAGACTGTTTAATTTTCTTAATGGAGctatagattattttttatttactttcacaaCCTTTAAtacctctctctgtgtttgtgtgtgtgactctgtgtgtgtgtgtgtgtgtttgtgtgggggtgtgtgtgtgtgtgtgtgtgtgtttgtgtgtgtgtgtgtgtgtgtgtgtgtgtgtgtgtgtgtgtgtgtgtgtgtgtgtgtgtgtgtgtgtaggagcccATCCTGTATCTGAATACTTGGCTAGTATTGATTACAGGTATAACAACCTGTTCAAGGACTTAGCATGGAGAGATTTATTCTACAAACCTGAAGCTCCAGCTATAGGtgacaaccacacacacacacacacacacacacacagagtcacacacacacacacagagtcacacacacacacacagagtcacacacacacacacagagtcacacacacatacacacacacatacacacacacagagtcacacacacacacacacacacacacacacacacagagtcgcacgcacacacacacacacacacacacacacacacacactgtccctgcCCATATGCACTTCAGGAGCCTCAGGACAAAAAGCAGTAGACTGAGGACCAGCTTTGTCCTTAGAGCTGCGTCTTACTGAACTCTGCATCCTGATGATCTCCCACCTCAAAACCTGTATATTTCTcaatattcagttcaattcaagtttatttgtatagcactttttacaatagacatttaacacacacatgtatatgtcatgtctataacacacacatgtatatgtctataacacacacatgtatatgtctataacacacacatgtatatgtctataacacacacatgtatatgtctataacacacacatgtatatgtctataacacacacatgtatatgtcatgtctataacacacacatgtatatgtctataacacacacatgtatatgtctataacacacacatgtatatgtctataacacacacatgtatatgtcatgtctataacacacacgtgtatatgtCTATAACACACAACCTGTATACCCACAGTATATGATCCTGTCCATACTGTAAATACTCCACATcctgcacttctggttagacgCCGTGTTcttgtgtaatgacaataaaactgaTCTAAAATCATAGCTGTGAGGTTCCACTGGCATTAATCATAAAACTCCTGGGTCTAAACATGAcgcttcacacactcacactgtggAGGTTTTACTATGACTGAActgttctttgtgtgtgtgtgtgtgtgtgtgtgtgtgtgtgtgtgtgtgtgtgtgtgtgtgtgtgtgtgcagtgcagGAGAATCCTGATGTTGTCTCCAAGGTAACTCAGTACATGCTGGGAGCAAATGGAGCATATCAACTCCCCATTGCAGAGGCTATGCTAACTTACAAGCAAAAGAGGtatagacacacgcacacacacacacacaaacacacatacacacacagagacacatacacacacacagagagagacacacacacacacacacacacacacacaaacacacatacacacacagagagagacacacacacacacacacacacacacagtgtcatttcattgtgtatagtacagtattaGTGTAGTTTTATTAATGCATCATGTGACTgagccccccccccacaccacTGACTGTCATTAACAGGTGTAAtgttgtctttgtgtttttctttgtgcaCTCTGAAGGAAAAAGagttttcattttgattttgcACTAAGGTACAGTGTTCTACTGACTGCATGTACACACCTCCTCCTCActcctcctcacacacctcctcacacacctcctcctcacacacctcctcctcacacctccatcactccATCGCTCAGGCTCTCTATTTCTTCCACTTTTAGCAAAACATTCACTTTTAATTTcccttctgtttattttctttcctcaCTTTCtaaattctttcatttctttttctttccttccttcctgcagttcttcctctcctctttccttccttcctgcagttcttcctctcctctttccttccttcctgcagttctttctctcctctttccttcttttctgcAGGTGATTGATTTCCTGTAAAGAACTTTCTTCTAACAGCATCGTTATTGTACAGTTTCACAGTAGCATATTCTCTCTATAAAAGTGTAtatcagaattattggcacccttgagaaaatcaatatttaaaataaataaataaataatttagttttatatttGGAAAGGTTTCTTCCCCAAGACTGTGCTGATAATCAGACGAGTCTGTTGTGTGATCGCGATTCATCAGGCCCATGACATCTAAACTGAATCAAAGTGAATCAGTTTGAGTTAGAAGTAAAAATGAATCAGTGTGTTTTCAGTTCCTCTTCTGCGTTCCAGTCCTGTTTGAACACTTCCCCTTGTTCACTTCCCTGAGCTTGCGTCAAATTAACATCACTTGGAATGAATCTTACCCAGAATGCTTTGCAGCACTCGGGCACTGTTTCCTATGTGAagctttttttaacatttaaaatcattATGTTTTAGGTTTTTACCCCTCAGACTCTGCCCTAAAGAGTTAGCTACTTAGCACAGAGTTCACATTAACTACAGTGAGTGGCTTAGctacaaataaaaccaaaagctAATGATGATGGTTGTTAATGGAGAAGCTCCACCCACATTGACGTGGGAGAGACGAGGGACCGTGAACGAGGGCgtgtttaaaaaatgtcttgCTCTTTATCCCAGCACTCgctcacttctctctctgtatctcaaTTCCCTCCAGTCCAGACGAAGACTCGTGTCAGAAATTCATCCCCTTTATAGGTGtaagtttcacacacacacacacacacacactcacatcatcatcatcaccacagcACTATGGGGTAATCATGAGATTATTTggatttaaagattttattgctgtgtgtgtagatggtgaAGGTGGGGCTGGTGGAACAGACCTCTGCTGTATcaggtctgtctctctcctctctcacacacacacacacacacacacacacacacacacacacagtgcaggcTTGGCATCAATGCCCATTTCACATCATATATCTATAATTTTTGGATTTTTATCAGTAATATAGTGTAAATGGCAGCTCAGTGATCCTCAGATCCACAGCTGTATTAGCTGTCAGAGGATGAAGATGAACTGCTGTCTCCCTCTTGTGGTCTCCCAAAGCTACTGCATCCGGAGCTGTGTGCCACAGTGCTATCAGTTTATCATGACTGATCTCAGTTACATCAGTGTCTCAGAGACACATCAAGAAAATAACCTGCTTAATAATTAATGTCCATTCTGTTCGCTGCTTCATGACATCCCTGTACACATCAGTAAAAATGATGTATTCTTATATCTGGACTTCAAGAGcatctgatctgtctgtctgtctgtctctctctctctctctctctctctctctctctctctctgttgttctTTCTTCCGCTGTCTCTCCCTCTAAGGTGACTCAGATGATGCAGCTCCATTAGCATCTCTGCTCTCCTCTACTCCTCCTCAGATCTCTCCAGCTTTAAAAGAAGTTTCTCCCACTCCTCCGTCCTCTCCTTCTATTCACTCCTCCTTCTGCAGGtatacacactgctctctctctctctctctctctctctctctctctctctctctctctctgtttgttttgtgtcatttcctgtctttctttttgtggCTGCAGTTCCCCCGGGAGTGCTCAGGGGGAGCTGATGGGGCTGCAGGTGGATTACTGGGTCGCACCGtcagaaaagaagagagatgtGGAGAAAAAAGATTCAGTCTCCAAAAACACGCTTAAGTGCACTTTCCGCTCACTGCAGGTTAGCCGCCTCCCACTGGGTGGAGCAGAGGTGGGGTCAACAATGTCAATGACTGTTGTCACCaaggagaaaaacaagaaaggtgtaaatgttatgaggataatcattttaatacaaatattagTTGTTAAAGGCTGATTTGTaacacagctctgtgtgtgtgtgtgtgtgtgtgtgtgtgtgtgtgtgtgtgtgtgtgtgtgtagtgatgtttctgccaaagaaaacaaaagataaagATGTCGAGTCAAAGAGTCAGGTGATTGAAGGAATCAGCCGATTGATCTGCACTGCCAAACACCAGCAGACCATGCTGAAGGGTAATTAATAATAACTTCATTATACAACTaatcagttatttattttacgTTGATTCATCTGAACTAGCTCTTTAAGATCATTAAATTGTGTGAGATTTGATTCAGTTGACTCACCATTGTGACTCTCTCTAGTGAATCGATTCTTTTAAAACTAACCATTTAAACAAATGGAACtttttgattcatttgattcaccATTGCAGATTTGACACTCTTACGTCACAAGAGAAGACAATAAGAGTCTTACgattatttgatatttttgttcATAGATAATTAAAGTCTCTTTGAAATGAAAGCAATGTAAAAGCActtttttgtgttaatttaAGAATGTGTGTTTGACAGTGTCTGTAGATGGTGTGGAGTGGAGCGATGTCAAGTTCTTCCAGCTCGCTGCTCAGTGGTCATCTCACGTTAAGCACTTCCCCCTCGCCATCTTTGGACACTCCAAAGGACCCTTCTGAACTTTAACCCTCCTTCTCGACCCTGCATCACTCCAGCCTTTAAACTCTCCTGTGTTTTAGTTTAACTGAAGACTAATGAACTGATCAACTGAACATGTGGATTGATTAACCGGCTAACTGACACCTGTCCCAGTGTGGAATGTTCCAGaatatgttagtgtgtgatcCGTGATGGCGGTACAAGAGCAgcatctgtgttttatttacctGAACACGTCTCGacttgttttgttctgtttgattgacagctaaACGTCAGGCTTCACTCCAGTAATAGACATAATGACTGACTTTTCACTCCTGATTTGATTCATTTGAATTTCTCATGTATGTGAATTGAACTTTTTACTTATGATTTCATGATTCAGCTCATTTAAGTGAATCATGTTTTGTGATATTTGATTAATTTGATTGATTTGAAtcactttttattctttctgttcaaaacaaaccatttaaatgaattgatcTAAGTTCTGACATTTTTATCTGAGTTTAAGTGACGATGTCTGCTACGTTTTCTCATGTTTGCTCTTGTTCACtgttttcactctgtttttgtgtgtgtgtgtgtgtgtgtgtgtgtgtgtgtgtgtgtgtgtgtgtgtgtgtgtgagcatgcgaGAGGTTAAAGCACTTTTTGTGTTTAGTTAAGAGCAGTTCTTAGCTTTTAGATGATTACATGCCTGCTCGTGTTAAGGCCATAATTCCTGGACACTGgtgaaaaatgttcagtttaatattatgtattttttatcagCAGTGTTTGTTGCagcttgtgtgtatttattaatgatggTGTAGAATTGTGTAAGTAAACAACGTTAGAGACTGTGCCTTGTAGCACATTTATAAACCCCTTATAATTTCATATGAAGAGCTGTTACAGCATCATCACTGTCACTATTTCTGTTCTCTTATACAGTGAAATTATTAACAAGTTTGTTAAGATTAAAAACGTATTTTACTCAAATGAGCAGAGTAGAGATACAGTGCATGCTGAACACAAACAGAAGCCATTATAAGGTTGTTTTATTCTTAAACACCACCAGACCCCAGTGACAACAGACAGAACCCTAATGAGCAGACAGACGGCCACGGAAATCAGGAACCATTAGGAACCATTAGGACCAAAAACATTCTTTTAATCCAGAAACCCATTAGAAATCATTAGAACCTGTTAGAAATGTGTAATGTTGGTGTGTCGAGACGTCTGAGGGTCGAAGCTCCTGAAAGTGTGATTTATATTAGTGTATATACACAGAGACAGTGTTTAAAACTCACTTGTAAGTGAAAAATGAATGCACTCTTCTGGTTAGTCAGGATATTAACTCATTTATCTAATTACATGATCGCCATGTTTTAACTCCACCAATAAGGAAGCAGCGTTGTACCAAATGTCTGAATAAACTAAGATGAGgaaacgagtgtgtgtgtgtgtgtgtgtgtgtgtgtgtgtgtgtgtgtgtgtgtgtgtgtgtgttgctgtggcTCTGCAAGac harbors:
- the pacs2 gene encoding phosphofurin acidic cluster sorting protein 2 isoform X1; translation: MAERSGRVSFPGSGAINTPVPMNLFATWEIDGSSASCVPRLCSLTLKKLVVLRELDKELISVVIAVKIQGSKRILRSHEIMLPPTGTVETDLALTFSLQYPHFLKREGNKLQILLQRRKRYKNRTILGYKTLAVGSVDMAEVMQHPADGGQVLSLCSNQKEIMGKVAEIWIYSLCSQPIDHEEAGLMKSKRSENYSEEEYESFSSEQEASDDAAHTQDLEDDEFDVRKSKKHRRSIVRTTSITRQQNFKQRVVALLRRFRVSDEVLDSEQDPAEPPPEVEEDLESLDFENPSDSPDLEDDDSVLSTPKPQLKPYFEGVSLSSSQTEIGSLHSMRSHREPPSPMDLDKQKISGGKFQMDDMSDGITFAQLEVLTPTTELEMMDNIDSFLEKLPPTGRMVKTESLIIQSNRQEVKQVRRGRSTSLKERHTSRPPNERANSLDNEHPLHTHCPLQIPRKTVYDQLNHILVSDDFLPDSIILINTSDWQGQYLSDVLQNHTLPVVCTFTTADVQAAFNTIISRIQRFCNSNSITPSPVKIAVAGAQHYLSSVLRLFVDHLTHKTPDWLGYLRFLIIPLGAHPVSEYLASIDYRYNNLFKDLAWRDLFYKPEAPAIVQENPDVVSKVTQYMLGANGAYQLPIAEAMLTYKQKRKKSFHFDFALSPDEDSCQKFIPFIGMVKVGLVEQTSAVSGDSDDAAPLASLLSSTPPQISPALKEVSPTPPSSPSIHSSFCSSPGSAQGELMGLQVDYWVAPSEKKRDVEKKDSVSKNTLKCTFRSLQVSRLPLGGAEVGSTMSMTVVTKEKNKKVMFLPKKTKDKDVESKSQVIEGISRLICTAKHQQTMLKVSVDGVEWSDVKFFQLAAQWSSHVKHFPLAIFGHSKGPF
- the pacs2 gene encoding phosphofurin acidic cluster sorting protein 2 isoform X3 codes for the protein MAERSGRVSFPGSGAINTPVPMNLFATWEIDGSSASCVPRLCSLTLKKLVVLRELDKELISVVIAVKIQGSKRILRSHEIMLPPTGTVETDLALTFSLQYPHFLKREGNKLQILLQRRKRYKNRTILGYKTLAVGSVDMAEVMQHPADGGQVLSLCSNQKEIMGKVAEIWIYSLCSQPIDHEEAGLMKSKRSENYSEEEYESFSSEQEASDDAAHTQDLEDDEFDVRKSKKHRRSIVRTTSITRQQNFKQRVVALLRRFRVSDEVLDSEQDPAEPPPEVEEDLESLDFENPSDSPDLEDDDSVLSTPKPQLKPYFEGVSLSSSQTEIGSLHSMRSHREPPSPMDLDKQKISGGKFQMDDMSDGITFAQLEVLTPTTELEMMDNIDSFLEKLPPTGRMVKTESLIIQSNRQEVKQVRRGRSTSLKERHTSRPPNERANSLDNEHPLHTHCPLQIPRKTVYDQLNHILVSDDFLPDSIILINTSDWQGQYLSDVLQNHTLPVVCTFTTADVQAAFNTIISRIQRFCNSNSITPSPVKIAVAGAQHYLSSVLRLFVDHLTHKTPDWLGYLRFLIIPLGAHPVSEYLASIDYRYNNLFKDLAWRDLFYKPEAPAIVQENPDVVSKVTQYMLGANGAYQLPIAEAMLTYKQKRKKSFHFDFALSPDEDSCQKFIPFIGMVKVGLVEQTSAVSDDAAPLASLLSSTPPQISPALKEVSPTPPSSPSIHSSFCSSPGSAQGELMGLQVDYWVAPSEKKRDVEKKDSVSKNTLKCTFRSLQVSRLPLGGAEVGSTMSMTVVTKEKNKKVMFLPKKTKDKDVESKSQVIEGISRLICTAKHQQTMLKVSVDGVEWSDVKFFQLAAQWSSHVKHFPLAIFGHSKGPF
- the pacs2 gene encoding phosphofurin acidic cluster sorting protein 2 isoform X4; this translates as MAERSGRVSFPGSGAINTPVPMNLFATWEIDGSSASCVPRLCSLTLKKLVVLRELDKELISVVIAVKIQGSKRILRSHEIMLPPTGTVETDLALTFSLQYPHFLKREGNKLQILLQRRKRYKNRTILGYKTLAVGSVDMAEVMQHPADGGQVLSLCSNQKEIMGKVAEIWIYSLCSQPIDHEEAGLMKSKRSENYSEEEYESFSSEQEASDDAAHTQDLEDDEFDVRKSKKHRRSIVRTTSITRQQNFKQRVVALLRRFRVSDEVLDSEQDPAEPPPEVEEDLESLDFENPSDSPDLEDDDSVLSTPKPQLKPYFEGVSLSSSQTEIGSLHSMRSHREPPSPMDLDKQKISGGKFQMDDMSDGITFAQLEVLTPTTELEMMDNIDSFLEKLPPTGRMVKTESLIIQSNRQEVKQVRRGRSTSLKERHTSRPPNERANSLDNEHPLHTHCPLQIPRKTVYDQLNHILVSDDFLPDSIILINTSDWQGQYLSDVLQNHTLPVVCTFTTADVQAAFNTIISRIQRFCNSNSITPSPVKIAVAGAQHYLSSVLRLFVDHLTHKTPDWLGYLRFLIIPLGAHPVSEYLASIDYRYNNLFKDLAWRDLFYKPEAPAIVQENPDVVSKVTQYMLGANGAYQLPIAEAMLTYKQKSPDEDSCQKFIPFIGMVKVGLVEQTSAVSGDSDDAAPLASLLSSTPPQISPALKEVSPTPPSSPSIHSSFCSSPGSAQGELMGLQVDYWVAPSEKKRDVEKKDSVSKNTLKCTFRSLQVSRLPLGGAEVGSTMSMTVVTKEKNKKVMFLPKKTKDKDVESKSQVIEGISRLICTAKHQQTMLKVSVDGVEWSDVKFFQLAAQWSSHVKHFPLAIFGHSKGPF